In Candidatus Manganitrophus morganii, the genomic window CCTGTTCCCGCGGCCGGATTAACGGTGATCGTTCCGCTCGCCGTCCCCCGCCCTCCCATTGTGTCGGTCACAACCAATGTGACCGTATAACTGCCGCTGTTCTGATAAGTATGGCCGGTGGTCACACCGCTCCCGGTCGTTCCATCGCCGAAGCTCCAGGAGAAGCTGGCGATCGACCCGTCCGGATCGGACGACGCCGACGCATCACAAGTCGTCGTCAGCGGCCCGGTCCCGCTGCTCGGCGTGCAGGTGAATCGGGCGACCGGGCTCTGATTGCCGCCGCCGCTGCCGAGCCCCATCACGCGGAAGTGGTCGTATTTCACCCCGGCATTGTAATTGGAGATCCCCGGCTGGCCCGAAAAGAGCTGGCCGGTGGAATTGTCGGCATAGGTGAAGAGAAGGGCATCCTGAAATGAGACCTCCAGGTTCGTTGGGTTCGCGCCGCTCACCTTTAGTTTAAGTTTGTAAGGGGTCCCCGCCACGATCCCGCCGGGCGCAGCGATCGACCTAAGGAGCGTCCAGGCGCCGGCGTTTCGGCGGTAGAGATTGACGGTGCCTTGGGTGCTGATCTGAAGGTTGTAGTTGTCGCTGTTGACCGCGGTGCTCTTTCCCCGCGCGGCGATCCCGGAGTAGAAACTCCCCGCCGGAACGATCAGAATCGACTCAACGGCGTAGTCCGAGGTGCCGATTGACGTCGTTACCCCCGCCCAGTTGGCCGACCCGCCCGAAACGGCCATCGTCCCGTCGGTCGAGAAGCTTCCCCCGTCGAGCCGCCAGTTTGTCCCCAGGGTGCTTCCGGTCCGGTTGAAGTTGTCTTCGAAGAGGATCGTCTCTCCTCCCCCCCCTCCCGTGGATTGGACCGAGATCGTCCTCGTCGTGCTGTTCTGGGCGCCGCTGTTGTCGGTTACCGTCAGTGTCGCGGTGAAAGTTCCGGCGGTCTGATAAGTATGCCCGGTGGTCACACCGCTCCCGGTCGTTCCATCGCCAAAATTCCAAGAAAAGGTCGCGATCGAGCCATCCGGATCGGAGGAGGCCGAGGCATTAAAGGAAACAGCTAACGGCGCACTCCCCGAGGTGGGGCCGGCCGAAAAAGAGGCGACCGGCGGCTGATTGCCGGTCGGAGGGGTCAATGAAGAAACGACGAAATGATCATATCTCACGCCACTGTTATAGTTCTGAATTCCGGGCGCGCCGTTCAGAATGCGGTTTGCGGCACTGTCGCTGTAGGAAAAAAGAAGGGCTCCCTGGAAAAGAATTTCCAGTTGAACGGGATTGCTTCCGGAGACCTTCATCGCCAATAGGTAAGACGTTCCTGCAACGATCCCCCCCGGGGCCGCCCCCCCTCTCAGCAAGGTCCAGGTCCCGGCGTTCCGGCGATAAAGGGTTACCTTCTGACTGACGGCATCGATTTGGACGGCGTAGAGATCCTTGTAGAAGAAAGCGGCATCCCCCCGGGCCACCAGACCGGTATAATTGCTCCCGGCCGGCGGCGTGATGCGCGCTTCGACCTGGTAATCGTCGGTTCCGATGGCGGCGGTCACCTTCGCCCAGTTCTGGGCCGACTGGGAGACCGCCTGCGTCCCATCGGTCGAGAAGCTTCCGACGACGGCCGACCAATTCGGTCCCAGGTTGCTTCCGGTCCGGTTGAAGTCATCCGAGAAGAGCGGCGTCTGCGCACCCGCCGCGGCCACCCACCCCAGCATCAAAAAGAAGAGAAAAAAACCGCACCAGCGCCGTTTCATTCCGAGTCTCCCTACAGTAAGGTTTGAATTCGCAAAATCTTGTCAAAAGGTTGCAAGCACTTACCCGCGCATCTGATCGTTGAAATCGGCGGTCCACCGCCTCTCTTACCGAATCGCGCTGTGAAGAGCCCGTCATTCGAATCCGACGATCATCCCGAAGGAGGCTTTGAGCAATTTCCGTACCGCTTCCGGCAAGGGATGCCGGAGTGAAAGGCCGGCATCCTTCACCGCAATCTCTCAATATTTATTGCTTCCAGCGGGAACTCTGTGTTATATAAGAATTTTCCTATTTTGCCGAGGGGAGCAAGCTCCTTGAAAAAGCGATCAACAACTTCATCGTGGATGAAAGAGGGCGACCGGTATTTGATGTCGACCTATGCCCGCTTTCCTCTCGTTTTAAAGCAGGGAAAAGGGGCGACGGTCGTCGATGTGGATGGAAATCGCTATCTCGATTTCGTCAGCGGGATTGCGGTCGACAGTCTCGGCCATTGCGATCCCCGCCTGGTGAAGGCGATTCAAAAGCAGGCGGCACAGCTTCTCCACGTCTCAAACCTCTACTACAACCTCCCGCAGATCGAATTGGCCAAGCTCCTCGTCACCCATTCGTTTGCCGACAAGGTCTTCTTCTGCAACAGCGGCGCGGAGGCGAATGAAGCGGCGATCAAGCTCGCCCGAAAGTTTGCCAAAGAAAAGCGCGACCCTTCCCGATTCGAGATCAT contains:
- a CDS encoding PKD domain-containing protein — protein: MKRRWCGFFLFFLMLGWVAAAGAQTPLFSDDFNRTGSNLGPNWSAVVGSFSTDGTQAVSQSAQNWAKVTAAIGTDDYQVEARITPPAGSNYTGLVARGDAAFFYKDLYAVQIDAVSQKVTLYRRNAGTWTLLRGGAAPGGIVAGTSYLLAMKVSGSNPVQLEILFQGALLFSYSDSAANRILNGAPGIQNYNSGVRYDHFVVSSLTPPTGNQPPVASFSAGPTSGSAPLAVSFNASASSDPDGSIATFSWNFGDGTTGSGVTTGHTYQTAGTFTATLTVTDNSGAQNSTTRTISVQSTGGGGGETILFEDNFNRTGSTLGTNWRLDGGSFSTDGTMAVSGGSANWAGVTTSIGTSDYAVESILIVPAGSFYSGIAARGKSTAVNSDNYNLQISTQGTVNLYRRNAGAWTLLRSIAAPGGIVAGTPYKLKLKVSGANPTNLEVSFQDALLFTYADNSTGQLFSGQPGISNYNAGVKYDHFRVMGLGSGGGNQSPVARFTCTPSSGTGPLTTTCDASASSDPDGSIASFSWSFGDGTTGSGVTTGHTYQNSGSYTVTLVVTDTMGGRGTASGTITVNPAAGTGWTASRVPGDLKGVHFVDRNIGWATGMDLGIFKTTDGGKSWTKQTNIVWKSTPPEILPDVYDVFFINNQVGWAAGWPELILGTTDGGATWREQHLNRAYTTPTNYCEAFDAAGTCLRKKGPYMRRVRFADASNGWVVGRYGYIFRTTNGGTTWTFIRQNWPLPVPCPPRTAYTPHWFGLDVVSTNEIWISGGMDDGTGCPGWNRVIVHSNDGGATWIYQNELPEFGGLGGSGRYHDLHLIGNLGWAVGEIGAILRTTDHGATWRQVTNTGAGNISLWGLAFPDPQHIWIAGTGGLILHSADGGTTWVKQNSNTANRLHRVSFVDAFFGWAAGHLGIITRTTSGGR